Proteins encoded in a region of the Desulfovermiculus halophilus DSM 18834 genome:
- a CDS encoding hybrid sensor histidine kinase/response regulator — MSDGWQPTIMVVDDEDSIRLAVERILTRIDCKVLMAANGQECLGLLDRDKVDIILLDLKMPGMDGMEVHQRIREIDDSILVIIITGYATIETAIEAMKQGAYDFIPKPFEAEQLRLVIKRALDKLYLTRETERLEEERRNTLFDLATEKSRTRSIVEAMPNGVMVTNSQGQVVLMNQAVREQLGLDQDCEIGQAVASYVPDQDLCSFVTSVGQGPDSGEVSTCELDMGREVTLLVKARPIRGDHGEHHGSVVVFVDISAIRKLDRLKSEFVAKVSHELRSPLSTIHEQMAMVIQDLLEQEGLIQDQRILSRVQERTKGLINLVEDLLDLSKLEAGAAYQNVDDVQVEDLLTRLIGYLRDQAQGKDQELNLYLPSKQAAPVRADPKALESVFTNVISNALKYTPQQGRVDVTLKADQPGKLVLLVADNGYGIDEEEQDRIFERFYRIKDEKTRFITGSGLGLPIVKGILDDLGGSIRVQSTKGEGSTFEIVLPTEDRG; from the coding sequence ATGAGTGATGGATGGCAGCCCACGATCATGGTGGTGGATGACGAAGACAGCATTCGACTGGCTGTGGAACGCATCCTGACCAGGATAGACTGCAAGGTGCTTATGGCGGCCAATGGACAGGAGTGCCTCGGCCTCCTGGACCGGGATAAGGTGGATATCATTCTCTTGGACCTCAAGATGCCCGGCATGGACGGCATGGAGGTCCATCAGCGGATCCGGGAAATAGACGATTCCATTCTGGTCATCATCATTACCGGGTATGCGACCATTGAGACCGCAATTGAGGCCATGAAGCAGGGGGCCTACGACTTCATCCCCAAGCCCTTTGAGGCTGAACAGCTGCGCCTGGTGATCAAAAGGGCCCTGGACAAGCTGTATCTGACCCGGGAGACAGAGCGCCTGGAAGAAGAGCGGCGAAACACCCTGTTTGATCTGGCCACGGAAAAGAGCCGGACCAGGAGCATTGTCGAGGCCATGCCCAATGGGGTCATGGTTACCAACAGCCAGGGGCAGGTGGTGCTCATGAACCAGGCTGTTCGAGAGCAGCTGGGCCTGGACCAGGATTGTGAGATCGGTCAGGCCGTGGCCTCCTACGTTCCGGATCAGGACCTGTGCTCCTTTGTGACCAGTGTGGGCCAGGGGCCTGATTCGGGAGAGGTTTCGACCTGCGAGCTGGATATGGGCAGGGAGGTAACCCTTCTGGTTAAAGCCCGGCCCATTCGGGGCGATCACGGTGAGCATCATGGGTCGGTGGTGGTTTTTGTGGATATCTCGGCCATCAGGAAGCTGGACCGGTTGAAGTCGGAGTTTGTGGCCAAGGTCTCCCATGAGCTGCGTTCGCCCTTGTCCACGATCCATGAACAGATGGCCATGGTCATTCAGGACCTGTTGGAACAGGAGGGTCTGATTCAGGATCAGCGTATCCTGTCCAGGGTGCAGGAGCGGACCAAGGGACTGATCAACTTGGTGGAGGACCTCCTGGATCTGTCCAAGCTGGAGGCTGGTGCGGCCTATCAGAACGTGGACGATGTACAGGTGGAAGATCTTCTGACCCGGTTGATCGGCTACCTGCGGGACCAGGCTCAAGGAAAGGACCAGGAGCTGAATCTGTATCTGCCCTCCAAACAAGCGGCCCCGGTGCGGGCCGACCCCAAGGCCCTGGAGTCCGTGTTCACCAACGTTATTTCCAACGCCCTGAAGTACACCCCGCAGCAGGGGCGGGTGGATGTGACCCTAAAGGCTGATCAGCCGGGGAAGCTGGTCCTTCTGGTGGCTGACAATGGATACGGGATCGATGAGGAGGAGCAGGACAGGATTTTCGAGCGCTTCTACCGGATAAAGGACGAGAAGACGCGGTTTATTACCGGGAGTGGACTGGGACTGCCCATTGTCAAGGGCATCCTGGATGACCTGGGCGGATCGATCAGGGTCCAGAGTACAAAGGGAGAGGGCAGCACATTTGAGATTGTGCTGCCGACGGAAGACAGAGGATAG
- a CDS encoding sigma-54-dependent transcriptional regulator — translation MARASILIVDDELILRESLSAWLARDDFKVEAVASAEKALERIRQTRYDIIFLDIKLEGMSGLEGLKKIRDLDQDTAVVMITAYGSISTAVEAMKDGAHDYLLKPFEPETLTVLIEKILERRARDRENLYLRAAHQERTKFENLIGQSPAMQEVFDLIQEVAPTDSTVLITGETGTGKELVAKAVHTRSSRAQGPFVAVNCGALPEHLMESEIFGHQKGAFTDAKSTKKGRLELAFGGSLFLDEVGEISVRMQIDLLRVLEERKFYRVGGTQPIEADFRVIAATNKDLEQAVRDGSFRQDLYYRLKVISIQIPPLRKRKEDIPLLADHFRLRFAQETNKEIGSISREALDEMMLYDWPGNIRELENAIERAVVVGKSRSIQPQDLPIFSSAQSRGPQDLSLREMEKEHIASILEQTNWNIKKSAEILGIDRSTLYHKLKRYGLSKT, via the coding sequence ATGGCCAGAGCGAGCATTCTCATAGTCGACGATGAACTGATTCTGCGTGAATCCCTGTCCGCCTGGCTGGCCAGGGACGACTTTAAGGTAGAGGCTGTGGCCAGCGCGGAGAAAGCACTGGAGCGGATCAGACAGACGAGATACGATATCATCTTCCTGGACATCAAGCTGGAGGGCATGAGCGGACTGGAGGGCCTGAAAAAGATCCGGGATCTGGATCAGGATACGGCTGTGGTCATGATCACAGCCTACGGTTCCATCTCCACGGCTGTAGAAGCCATGAAAGACGGGGCCCATGACTACCTGCTCAAACCATTCGAGCCGGAAACCCTGACTGTGCTTATTGAAAAGATCCTGGAACGCAGGGCCCGGGACAGGGAAAATCTCTACTTGCGGGCGGCCCACCAGGAACGAACCAAATTCGAGAATCTCATCGGGCAATCCCCGGCCATGCAGGAGGTCTTTGACCTCATCCAGGAGGTTGCCCCCACCGACTCAACTGTGCTCATCACCGGGGAGACGGGAACCGGCAAGGAGCTGGTGGCCAAAGCCGTCCATACCCGCTCGTCCAGGGCTCAGGGACCGTTTGTGGCCGTGAATTGCGGAGCTTTACCCGAGCACCTGATGGAAAGCGAGATCTTTGGACACCAAAAAGGGGCGTTTACCGACGCGAAAAGCACCAAAAAAGGCCGCTTGGAGCTGGCCTTCGGGGGAAGCCTGTTTTTGGACGAGGTGGGCGAGATATCCGTGCGCATGCAGATCGACCTCCTGCGGGTCCTGGAAGAACGAAAATTCTACCGGGTGGGCGGAACTCAGCCCATAGAAGCCGACTTCCGGGTTATCGCCGCCACCAACAAGGACCTGGAACAGGCGGTCCGCGACGGAAGCTTCCGCCAGGACCTCTATTACCGGCTCAAGGTCATCAGCATCCAGATACCGCCCTTGCGCAAGCGCAAAGAAGATATCCCGCTCCTGGCCGATCATTTCCGTTTGCGCTTTGCCCAGGAAACCAACAAGGAAATCGGCTCCATAAGCAGGGAAGCCCTGGACGAAATGATGCTCTACGACTGGCCGGGCAATATCCGGGAACTGGAAAACGCCATTGAACGGGCAGTGGTGGTCGGCAAGTCCCGATCAATCCAGCCCCAGGACCTGCCCATTTTTAGTAGCGCCCAGTCCAGAGGACCCCAGGATCTCAGCCTGCGGGAAATGGAGAAGGAGCACATTGCCTCCATCCTGGAACAGACCAACTGGAACATCAAAAAGTCGGCCGAGATTCTGGGCATCGATCGCTCCACATTGTACCACAAGCTCAAACGCTACGGTCTGAGCAAGACGTAA
- a CDS encoding ATP-binding protein, whose protein sequence is MNIAIIGGTEFTADVLETTSAEYFEHTSLAAKMVAVADPDPEAPGMVMARRLGLLTVQDYSELFDPCYGIELIIILSPDQELFYQVLDSKPHTVRIMSYQAFRLFWESITNEANKLRERTQEIEAILDGIQDFILVITPDMTIVEVNTAFLDQMGFTRLEVIGHKCYEVFQHINRQCQCTEHEDIVCPLQEVIDSREMRQRIFPRVNQEGKVVYIEVTIYPIWEQDGSLSKFIEISRDVTKREKEDEEINRRLEQLVEERTQELKNRQEQLLHQDKMASLGKLSASVVHEINNPISGILNLTLLMKRITGSGALTEQDLKDFTRYLGLMETETRRISRITSNLLSFSRETKLETAALNLNSLLEDLLFLNSNFLKISGVQVKKDFDPLLPNIIGDGEQLKQVFMNLISNAAEAMEGTQGGTLHVATSHDRNKVTAMIQDTGVGIPESTIPRLFDPFFSTKAKGKGVGLGLSVAYGIIQQHCGSIYVTSNPGQGTSIRVCLPLKQPKDRYH, encoded by the coding sequence ATGAATATTGCCATTATTGGAGGGACAGAGTTCACGGCCGATGTTTTGGAGACAACTTCGGCAGAGTATTTTGAGCATACCTCCCTGGCCGCCAAAATGGTCGCGGTCGCTGACCCTGATCCCGAAGCGCCGGGCATGGTCATGGCCCGCCGTCTGGGTTTGCTCACAGTCCAGGATTACTCCGAACTCTTCGACCCCTGCTATGGCATCGAGCTGATCATCATCCTCAGTCCGGATCAGGAACTCTTCTACCAGGTCCTGGACAGCAAGCCCCACACCGTCCGCATCATGTCCTATCAGGCCTTCCGCCTGTTCTGGGAGTCAATAACCAATGAAGCCAACAAGCTGCGGGAAAGAACCCAGGAAATCGAGGCCATCCTGGACGGCATTCAAGATTTCATCCTGGTCATCACTCCGGATATGACCATTGTGGAGGTGAACACAGCCTTTCTGGATCAGATGGGGTTCACCCGTTTAGAAGTCATCGGGCACAAATGCTATGAGGTATTCCAGCACATCAACCGGCAATGCCAATGCACCGAACACGAGGACATCGTCTGCCCCCTGCAGGAAGTCATCGACTCCCGTGAAATGCGCCAGCGCATATTTCCCCGGGTAAATCAAGAGGGCAAAGTGGTGTACATCGAAGTCACCATCTACCCCATATGGGAGCAAGACGGCTCTCTGAGCAAGTTCATTGAAATCAGCCGGGACGTGACCAAGCGGGAGAAGGAGGACGAGGAGATAAACCGCCGTTTGGAGCAGTTGGTCGAAGAGCGCACCCAGGAGCTCAAAAATCGGCAGGAACAGCTCCTGCATCAGGACAAAATGGCCTCTTTGGGCAAGCTGTCCGCCTCCGTAGTCCATGAGATCAACAATCCCATATCCGGGATTTTGAACCTGACCCTGCTCATGAAGCGCATAACCGGATCAGGGGCCTTGACCGAACAGGACCTGAAGGACTTCACCCGATACCTGGGGCTTATGGAGACCGAGACCAGGCGCATCAGCCGCATCACCTCCAACCTGCTTTCCTTCTCCCGGGAGACCAAGCTGGAAACTGCCGCCTTGAATCTGAACTCCCTGCTTGAGGATCTGCTGTTCTTAAATTCCAACTTCCTGAAGATCTCCGGGGTGCAGGTCAAAAAAGATTTCGATCCTCTGCTCCCGAACATCATTGGAGACGGAGAACAGCTAAAACAGGTCTTCATGAACCTGATATCCAATGCCGCAGAGGCCATGGAAGGGACCCAAGGCGGCACCCTGCACGTTGCCACCAGCCATGACCGGAACAAGGTCACGGCCATGATCCAGGACACTGGGGTGGGCATCCCGGAGTCCACTATTCCCCGGCTTTTCGATCCTTTCTTTTCCACCAAGGCCAAGGGCAAGGGAGTCGGTTTGGGGCTGTCCGTGGCCTATGGAATTATCCAGCAGCATTGCGGTTCAATCTATGTGACCTCCAATCCGGGTCAGGGCACATCCATCCGGGTCTGCCTGCCCTTAAAACAGCCCAAAGACAGGTACCACTGA
- a CDS encoding glycine cleavage system protein H: MLSFPAVEQQAGGPAPRPCYWAQAQVVRHKACTREFQCQSCPFDRALRKQAAVNAARKPKGEPRLKDRIETWQDKLRQLPALQRPCIHTMRGEITFRPCTENYLCAECSFHQYFQDIYSVHTVLSPIDLLECRGFHIPQGYYLHPGHAWVKLESEDTVRIGLDQFALKILGPLDCIDIPVLGKRLTQDQPGFILHREGHSIAVLSPVSGVITDVQTELGEHPAPALDDPYGQGWLVRVKASDLRRELPGLILGMESEDFLSQSVNRVFSLLEEKYGPLAADGGDLAPDLAGQLPEMSWEKLAEAVLRP; this comes from the coding sequence ATGCTCTCATTCCCGGCGGTAGAACAACAGGCGGGGGGCCCGGCTCCCCGCCCCTGCTACTGGGCTCAGGCCCAAGTGGTCAGACACAAGGCCTGTACCCGGGAATTCCAGTGTCAGAGCTGTCCTTTCGACCGGGCCTTACGCAAGCAGGCGGCGGTCAATGCCGCACGCAAACCGAAGGGGGAGCCCCGGCTCAAGGACAGGATCGAGACCTGGCAGGACAAGCTCAGGCAGCTCCCGGCCCTGCAACGGCCGTGTATTCATACCATGCGCGGAGAGATCACCTTCCGCCCGTGCACGGAAAACTATTTATGCGCCGAATGCAGCTTCCACCAGTATTTTCAAGACATCTACAGCGTGCACACCGTGCTCTCCCCCATTGATCTCCTGGAGTGCCGAGGGTTCCATATCCCGCAAGGATACTATCTGCATCCCGGACACGCCTGGGTCAAGCTGGAGAGCGAGGATACAGTCCGCATCGGCCTGGACCAGTTTGCCCTCAAGATCTTGGGACCGCTGGACTGTATAGATATCCCGGTCCTGGGCAAGCGCCTGACTCAGGATCAGCCGGGGTTCATCCTGCATCGGGAGGGGCACTCGATTGCTGTTCTGTCTCCGGTAAGCGGGGTGATCACCGATGTCCAGACCGAGCTGGGCGAACATCCTGCTCCGGCCTTGGACGACCCGTACGGGCAAGGGTGGCTGGTCCGGGTCAAGGCCTCTGATCTGCGCCGGGAACTTCCGGGCCTGATCTTAGGCATGGAGAGCGAGGACTTTCTGAGCCAGTCGGTGAACCGCGTCTTTTCCCTGCTCGAGGAAAAATACGGCCCCCTGGCTGCTGACGGCGGAGACTTGGCCCCGGACCTTGCCGGCCAGCTCCCGGAGATGAGCTGGGAGAAACTGGCCGAGGCAGTCCTTCGGCCGTAG
- a CDS encoding glycine cleavage system protein H yields MMSMINQNFPGYGSTSARTRKRDPQQQTGIDTVLGGQIWRVQPDEQAKAAHPCLWMQTGVVSFKPCTNFYDCTTCSYDRAMRKKAATGKAMTWQEAMRRRSDKERLCRHSLTGRVGRRSCPYNYECSHCDFDQYVEEVLSAVSVDRPETMHQVKGFQIPEGYLFHMGHTWARVESGGCIRVGMDDFALKVLGAFDRFDLPVMGKVVEQAEPAWGLARDNHEAEALSPVEGIIMDVNQQVRDKPGMAFERPYEDGWLMLVRHNDIKSMLKRLMDEEQSLNWLSEEVATLEHMIEEVHGPLAADGGLLQPDVYGNCPELGWNSLTKTFLRS; encoded by the coding sequence ATGATGAGCATGATCAACCAGAACTTCCCAGGCTACGGTTCTACTTCCGCCCGGACCAGGAAGCGGGATCCCCAACAACAAACCGGAATTGATACCGTTCTGGGCGGACAGATCTGGCGCGTGCAGCCGGATGAACAGGCCAAGGCCGCCCACCCCTGCTTGTGGATGCAGACCGGCGTGGTCTCTTTCAAGCCGTGCACAAACTTCTACGACTGCACCACCTGCTCGTACGACCGGGCCATGCGAAAAAAGGCGGCGACCGGAAAAGCCATGACCTGGCAAGAAGCCATGCGCCGCAGATCGGACAAGGAACGCCTCTGCCGCCACAGCCTGACCGGGCGGGTCGGCCGGCGAAGCTGCCCCTACAACTACGAATGCAGCCATTGCGATTTTGATCAGTACGTGGAGGAGGTCTTATCAGCAGTCAGCGTGGACCGGCCGGAGACAATGCATCAGGTCAAGGGCTTTCAAATCCCGGAGGGATATCTGTTCCATATGGGCCATACCTGGGCCAGAGTGGAAAGCGGCGGGTGCATCCGGGTGGGCATGGATGATTTCGCCCTCAAGGTCCTGGGGGCCTTCGACCGCTTTGATCTTCCAGTCATGGGCAAGGTGGTGGAACAAGCCGAGCCGGCTTGGGGGTTGGCCCGGGACAACCATGAAGCTGAGGCCCTGTCCCCGGTGGAAGGGATCATTATGGATGTCAACCAGCAGGTCAGAGACAAGCCGGGAATGGCTTTTGAGCGGCCCTATGAGGACGGCTGGCTGATGCTTGTTCGGCACAATGATATCAAGTCCATGCTCAAACGGCTCATGGATGAAGAACAGTCTCTGAACTGGCTGAGCGAAGAAGTGGCCACCCTGGAACATATGATTGAAGAGGTGCATGGGCCATTAGCCGCAGACGGCGGATTGCTGCAGCCCGATGTGTACGGGAATTGCCCTGAACTGGGCTGGAACAGTCTGACCAAGACCTTTCTCCGGTCCTGA
- a CDS encoding ATP-binding protein, translating into MQTQKEERYLLEAINSLQRELVVISPDFRILAANDYAKEKYGQDMVGRLCHELSIGPCKHMEACPVLGRVCETSEAGGPQAGLDLEDGGTCYGMFAGGHMEGVVRLDFDPPKMGRLERKLTRSNAFLHNLIMSSVDAVIAADMTGSILVFNDAASEILGYSREEALRSLDIRDIYPGDGAKDVMRRLRSDELGGPGKLKGWQVTAVAKDKTTIPISLDASIIYEHGQEVATIGFFHDLRETIKMEQELEETRIQLFQSSKMAALGKLAAGVAHQINNPLGGISLFAQLLMEEYDLEEGAKQDLRRIMDDAQRCRDTVKELLEFARQSTYKTKLQDMNKAIDRTLFLLEKHAIFQNITIERRFDPQLPFVPCDLQQMSHVFMNIVLNAAEAMEGEGQLSVATARQGEDKVLLTFTDTGPGIGDDVLANIFDPFFTTKEEGKGTGLGLSVAYRIVSNHGGQLGARNEPQGGVTFWIELPLQAQAEEGCDE; encoded by the coding sequence ATGCAGACTCAAAAAGAAGAACGGTATCTTCTGGAGGCCATCAATTCCCTCCAGCGGGAGCTTGTGGTTATATCTCCGGATTTTCGGATTCTGGCGGCGAATGACTATGCCAAAGAAAAGTACGGCCAGGACATGGTGGGTCGTTTGTGCCATGAGCTGTCTATCGGGCCGTGCAAGCATATGGAGGCCTGTCCAGTGCTGGGACGGGTCTGCGAGACCTCGGAAGCGGGAGGTCCCCAGGCCGGGCTTGACCTCGAAGACGGGGGAACCTGTTATGGGATGTTCGCCGGCGGGCACATGGAAGGGGTGGTTCGTCTGGATTTTGATCCCCCCAAGATGGGTCGCCTGGAACGGAAGCTGACCAGGTCCAATGCCTTTTTGCACAATCTGATCATGAGCTCCGTGGATGCGGTGATTGCCGCGGATATGACCGGCTCCATTCTTGTGTTCAACGATGCTGCATCCGAGATCCTGGGCTACTCCAGGGAAGAGGCCCTGCGCAGTCTGGATATTCGGGACATCTATCCCGGCGATGGAGCCAAAGACGTCATGCGCAGGCTGCGCAGCGATGAGCTGGGAGGGCCGGGAAAACTGAAAGGCTGGCAGGTGACCGCGGTGGCCAAGGACAAAACGACCATCCCCATAAGCCTGGACGCCTCCATTATCTATGAACACGGTCAGGAAGTGGCCACCATCGGCTTTTTTCACGATCTGCGGGAAACCATCAAGATGGAGCAGGAGCTGGAGGAAACCAGAATCCAGTTGTTTCAGTCTTCGAAGATGGCCGCCCTGGGCAAGCTGGCGGCGGGTGTGGCCCACCAGATCAACAACCCCTTGGGGGGCATCAGCCTCTTTGCTCAGCTCTTGATGGAGGAGTACGATCTGGAAGAAGGGGCGAAGCAGGATCTACGGAGGATCATGGATGATGCCCAGCGCTGCCGGGATACGGTCAAAGAGCTTCTGGAGTTCGCCCGGCAGTCAACGTATAAGACCAAACTGCAGGATATGAACAAGGCCATAGACAGGACCCTGTTTCTCTTGGAAAAACACGCCATCTTTCAAAATATTACCATTGAACGCCGTTTTGATCCCCAACTCCCATTCGTGCCTTGCGATTTGCAGCAGATGAGTCATGTGTTCATGAACATCGTGCTCAATGCGGCTGAAGCCATGGAGGGCGAAGGACAACTGAGCGTTGCCACGGCCAGACAAGGCGAAGACAAGGTCCTGCTCACCTTCACCGATACCGGCCCGGGGATTGGGGACGATGTCCTGGCCAATATCTTCGATCCCTTTTTCACCACCAAGGAAGAGGGCAAGGGCACCGGTCTCGGCCTCTCGGTGGCCTACCGCATAGTCAGCAATCACGGAGGTCAGTTGGGGGCCAGAAACGAGCCCCAGGGCGGGGTCACCTTTTGGATAGAGCTGCCCCTGCAGGCCCAGGCTGAGGAGGGATGCGATGAGTGA
- a CDS encoding histone deacetylase family protein, producing the protein MQRAVNRLGIVFFPAFDWAISPTHPERQERLLYTMDQLKEEGLFDIPGIREYKPDVAELEDIRRVHFCFPDTASNLTNSHLISAGGAIKSGQLVMENEEDKTFALVRPPGHHAMKVVHGGRGFCNVNMEAIMVENLRRHYGVGRVAIVDTDCHHGDGTQDIYWHDPETLYISIHQDGRTLFPGTGFPGELGGPKALGKTINIPLPPASSDEGMLYVIENVVLPILEDFKPELIINSAGQDNHFSDPITNMNVSAQGYARLNQLLNPDIAVLEGGYSIQGALPYVNLGIALAMAGLDYSSVREPDYDPDAIRQEQRITEYIKKMSMAALDGYFSPPTAHMSREKQGDYFIRSKEVFYDTSFITERQREFLLDCDHCPGLLRVETSSSKTKNCLGLEIPRLGCERCRAEGERIFAEEQAKGKFTNIQFIDRVQGTCQRAVAGGR; encoded by the coding sequence ATGCAAAGAGCAGTAAACCGGCTGGGGATTGTCTTTTTCCCGGCCTTTGACTGGGCCATTTCGCCCACGCATCCGGAACGGCAGGAACGCCTGCTGTACACCATGGATCAGCTGAAGGAAGAAGGGCTGTTCGATATTCCGGGAATCCGGGAGTATAAGCCGGATGTGGCCGAGCTGGAGGATATCCGGAGAGTGCATTTCTGCTTTCCGGACACCGCCTCCAACCTGACCAACTCGCATCTGATCTCCGCTGGAGGGGCCATCAAGTCCGGACAGCTGGTTATGGAAAATGAAGAGGACAAGACCTTTGCCCTGGTTCGGCCTCCGGGACATCACGCCATGAAGGTGGTCCACGGAGGACGCGGGTTCTGCAACGTGAATATGGAAGCGATCATGGTTGAGAACCTGCGCCGGCACTATGGGGTGGGCCGGGTGGCCATCGTGGACACCGATTGCCATCACGGGGACGGGACCCAGGATATATACTGGCATGATCCGGAGACCCTGTACATCTCCATTCATCAAGACGGAAGGACCCTGTTTCCCGGAACCGGCTTTCCCGGAGAGCTTGGCGGGCCCAAGGCCCTGGGGAAAACCATCAACATTCCCCTGCCCCCGGCCTCTTCGGACGAAGGGATGCTGTACGTGATCGAAAACGTGGTCCTGCCTATACTAGAGGATTTCAAGCCGGAGCTGATCATCAACTCCGCGGGACAGGACAATCATTTCTCCGATCCGATCACCAACATGAATGTATCCGCCCAGGGATATGCCCGGCTGAATCAGCTGCTGAATCCGGACATAGCGGTTTTGGAAGGCGGGTATTCCATTCAGGGGGCCCTGCCCTACGTGAATCTGGGCATCGCCCTGGCCATGGCCGGTCTGGACTACAGCAGCGTGCGCGAGCCGGATTATGATCCGGATGCGATCCGTCAGGAACAGCGGATCACCGAGTATATCAAAAAGATGTCCATGGCCGCCCTGGATGGATACTTCAGCCCGCCCACCGCCCATATGAGCAGGGAAAAGCAGGGGGACTACTTTATCCGGTCCAAGGAGGTCTTCTACGACACCTCGTTTATTACCGAGCGGCAGCGGGAATTCCTGCTTGACTGTGATCACTGCCCGGGGCTGCTTCGGGTGGAAACCTCGTCCAGCAAGACAAAGAACTGCCTGGGGCTGGAGATACCCCGTCTGGGATGCGAACGGTGCCGGGCCGAAGGGGAGCGCATCTTTGCCGAGGAACAAGCCAAGGGCAAATTCACCAACATCCAGTTCATTGACCGGGTGCAGGGGACGTGTCAGCGGGCCGTGGCCGGAGGGCGGTAG
- a CDS encoding hydantoinase/oxoprolinase family protein — protein sequence MILGIDVGGTHTDAVLLNKDGLLASAKVTTQHDNLLASVRSALAEVIKDQDGTKVKRFNLSTTLCTNAIVQGDLEEVGVLVSAGPGIDPEHFRIGSCYSVVPGGLDHRGTELKPLDLEMARSKIAEYIQRGVRIFSLVGKFSPRNPAHENQLAELLGNECTFLTLGHTLSGQLNFPRRIATSYYNSAIWPIFNDFANSVADSLADFGLHPPHVNILKADGGTMTFTQARQTPVESIFSGPSASVMGIMALCPIESDAILLDMGGTTTDVAVFADGDPLIEAESVELAHRPTLVRAMKTKSIPLGGDSAVSADQGGVCVGPKRMGPCMAQGGTYPTLVDALNCAKQYAYGQTQASDQGMETLGRELGWSSGHVSWQVIHEFCRVLKQETLDMLAEINERPVYTVHEFLEYRQIVPKRIYLMGGPAQVMAPFVSQAFGLPVVVPDNYAVANALGAALARPTMQAELFADTEKRTMNIPVLGINERVGDQYALTQARDDVVRHLCTYLTNHLDWRVPQSEVEVVEESAMNMVKDVYHVGQDLRVKCQIKPGISPDYQHAVRCLCKEQ from the coding sequence ATGATCCTGGGCATTGATGTTGGAGGAACCCACACCGATGCGGTTCTTTTGAATAAAGACGGGCTGTTGGCCTCAGCCAAAGTGACGACTCAGCACGACAACCTGTTGGCTTCGGTCCGCTCCGCTCTGGCCGAGGTGATCAAAGACCAGGACGGGACAAAGGTCAAGCGGTTTAACCTGAGCACCACCTTGTGTACCAACGCCATTGTTCAGGGCGATTTGGAGGAGGTCGGGGTGCTGGTTTCCGCCGGTCCGGGGATCGACCCGGAGCATTTCAGAATAGGATCCTGCTATTCAGTTGTCCCCGGCGGGCTGGACCACCGGGGAACCGAGCTCAAGCCTTTGGACCTGGAGATGGCCAGGTCCAAGATTGCGGAATACATTCAGCGCGGGGTGCGCATTTTTTCTCTGGTGGGCAAGTTTTCTCCCCGCAATCCGGCTCATGAGAATCAGCTGGCTGAGCTTTTGGGAAATGAGTGCACCTTTTTGACCCTGGGGCATACCCTGTCCGGGCAGCTCAACTTTCCCCGCCGGATAGCCACCTCATACTACAACAGTGCCATTTGGCCTATTTTCAACGACTTTGCCAACTCTGTGGCCGACAGCCTCGCGGATTTTGGTCTGCACCCCCCGCATGTGAATATTCTCAAGGCCGATGGGGGGACCATGACCTTCACCCAGGCCCGGCAAACGCCTGTGGAGAGCATCTTTTCCGGGCCCTCGGCCAGCGTCATGGGGATCATGGCCCTGTGTCCCATTGAGTCGGACGCCATCCTGCTGGATATGGGAGGCACAACCACTGACGTAGCGGTTTTTGCCGACGGGGATCCCTTGATCGAGGCGGAGAGCGTGGAGCTTGCTCATCGGCCCACCCTGGTCCGGGCCATGAAGACCAAATCCATCCCCTTGGGCGGAGATTCTGCTGTGTCTGCCGACCAAGGGGGGGTGTGCGTTGGTCCCAAGCGGATGGGCCCGTGCATGGCTCAGGGAGGGACCTATCCCACTCTGGTGGATGCCCTGAACTGCGCCAAACAATATGCCTATGGCCAGACCCAGGCCTCGGACCAGGGAATGGAGACCCTGGGTCGGGAGCTGGGCTGGAGCTCCGGTCATGTGTCCTGGCAGGTCATCCATGAGTTCTGCCGGGTCTTAAAGCAAGAGACCCTGGACATGCTGGCGGAGATAAACGAACGGCCGGTGTATACGGTGCATGAGTTCCTGGAGTACAGGCAGATCGTTCCCAAGCGCATTTATCTTATGGGCGGGCCGGCCCAGGTCATGGCTCCGTTTGTCAGCCAGGCCTTCGGGCTCCCGGTGGTGGTCCCGGACAACTATGCGGTGGCCAATGCCCTGGGCGCGGCTCTGGCCAGGCCGACAATGCAGGCTGAGCTTTTTGCGGACACGGAAAAACGGACCATGAATATACCGGTTTTGGGCATCAACGAACGGGTGGGCGACCAGTACGCCCTGACCCAGGCCCGGGACGACGTGGTCCGCCATCTGTGTACCTATCTGACCAATCATCTTGACTGGCGGGTGCCCCAATCCGAAGTGGAGGTGGTGGAAGAGAGCGCTATGAATATGGTCAAGGATGTCTATCATGTGGGGCAGGATTTGCGGGTCAAATGCCAGATTAAGCCCGGCATCTCCCCGGATTATCAGCATGCAGTGAGGTGCCTATGCAAAGAGCAGTAA